One Gemmatimonadaceae bacterium DNA segment encodes these proteins:
- a CDS encoding Arc family DNA-binding protein has product MATLTIKNLPAPLYERLKARAAENRRSINSEAILAVERAVAGFGAPEPEEVVAALRRARLRLDRVFLRDEALTAGRNSGRA; this is encoded by the coding sequence ATGGCAACGCTGACCATCAAGAATCTTCCGGCTCCGCTCTACGAGCGGCTGAAGGCTCGCGCTGCTGAGAATCGGCGGAGCATTAACAGCGAAGCGATCCTGGCGGTAGAGCGGGCGGTGGCCGGCTTCGGCGCGCCGGAGCCGGAAGAGGTTGTGGCCGCCTTGCGGCGCGCGCGCCTGCGTCTCGATCGAGTCTTTCTGAGGGATGAGGCTCTGACAGCAGGACGGAATTCCGGACGCGCGTGA
- a CDS encoding type II toxin-antitoxin system VapC family toxin — translation MIVADANLIAYLILPGERTEQAEAILLEDAVWVVPLLCVSELRSVLNRYIRSGDLTLKQAAAAMERAAGLIGGREAPVDSREVLELAQRSGCSTYDCEYVALANALGVRLVTSDKAVLKAFASVAVSPEAFAN, via the coding sequence GTGATCGTCGCCGATGCAAATCTCATTGCCTACCTGATTCTTCCGGGCGAACGGACTGAACAGGCGGAAGCGATTCTGCTCGAGGATGCGGTTTGGGTGGTTCCGTTGCTGTGTGTGAGCGAGCTCCGGAGCGTGCTGAACCGGTACATTCGGAGTGGAGATCTGACGCTGAAGCAGGCGGCTGCGGCGATGGAGCGGGCGGCCGGGCTCATCGGCGGACGGGAAGCGCCGGTGGATTCGCGCGAGGTTCTCGAGCTTGCCCAGCGGTCGGGGTGTTCAACCTATGACTGCGAGTATGTGGCGCTCGCCAATGCTTTGGGTGTGAGGCTGGTGACTTCTGACAAAGCGGTGCTGAAAGCATTCGCGAGTGTCGCAGTGTCTCCGGAAGCTTTCGCGAACTAA
- the pnuC gene encoding nicotinamide riboside transporter PnuC — MISGKTLIRSSSQKSRRCGSGSRFCGEPEADLLEVSAVFFGIISVYLSTRENIWSWPTAIVNVTLYSLVFYGAKLYADMGLQGVYLVLSLYGWYEWKHGGKNRTELHVSRAPAKFLALAALAAVVFAVVLGIILSRFTDAALPWLDSATTATSLVAQFMMTRKILENWAIWAAVDVVYVGMFIYKELYLTAGLYAVFFVLAITGYRRWKSTLLTRVSDREVVPAA; from the coding sequence CTGATCTCTGGAAAAACGCTGATCCGGAGCTCCAGCCAAAAGTCGCGAAGGTGCGGGAGCGGCTCGCGATTTTGCGGCGAGCCGGAGGCTGATCTGCTCGAAGTCTCCGCCGTCTTTTTCGGGATAATCTCAGTATACCTCAGTACCCGCGAGAACATCTGGAGCTGGCCGACGGCAATCGTGAACGTCACGCTTTACTCGCTCGTGTTTTACGGGGCGAAGCTTTATGCAGACATGGGACTTCAGGGCGTGTATCTCGTGCTTTCCTTGTACGGATGGTATGAGTGGAAACACGGAGGAAAGAACCGGACTGAGCTCCATGTGAGCCGCGCCCCGGCGAAGTTTCTGGCTCTGGCTGCCCTCGCCGCGGTCGTGTTCGCCGTCGTCCTCGGGATAATTCTCTCCCGCTTTACAGACGCCGCGCTTCCCTGGCTAGACTCCGCCACGACGGCAACGAGTCTCGTCGCACAATTCATGATGACGCGCAAGATTCTCGAGAACTGGGCGATATGGGCGGCAGTGGATGTCGTTTACGTCGGCATGTTCATCTACAAGGAGCTTTATCTCACCGCGGGGCTTTATGCTGTCTTCTTCGTGCTTGCCATCACGGGATACCGGCGGTGGAAATCCACTCTGCTTACGCGAGTGAGTGACCGGGAAGTCGTCCCGGCGGCGTGA
- a CDS encoding ATP-binding protein, with protein sequence MIKTGRVPRIVVTGSESTGKTTLAGEIASLLRTVWVPEYSRIYAETSGNLLSVATIETIARGQIMAEDAAEQQAHGVLVLDTDLVSTTVYAEHYYGACPRWIMVAARERMGDLYLLADVDLPWEADGIRDQPAARALVQRRFVDRLEEMGARVACVSGIRGERLASAAEAIALATDRIYRRPTRC encoded by the coding sequence GTGATAAAGACCGGGCGCGTTCCCCGCATAGTCGTAACTGGATCCGAGAGCACCGGCAAAACGACGCTCGCCGGAGAAATTGCCAGCCTGTTGAGGACAGTGTGGGTTCCCGAATACTCGCGCATCTATGCCGAGACGAGCGGTAACCTGTTGAGCGTCGCGACAATCGAGACAATTGCACGCGGGCAGATCATGGCCGAAGATGCCGCTGAACAACAGGCCCATGGCGTACTGGTGCTCGATACCGATCTGGTGAGCACCACTGTGTACGCGGAGCATTACTATGGCGCCTGTCCGCGGTGGATAATGGTCGCGGCGCGCGAGCGCATGGGAGATTTATACCTCCTCGCGGACGTCGATCTCCCCTGGGAGGCGGACGGAATTCGCGATCAGCCTGCGGCGCGCGCCCTGGTTCAGCGACGCTTCGTCGATCGGCTGGAAGAAATGGGCGCCCGGGTGGCGTGCGTATCCGGGATCCGAGGCGAACGGCTGGCGAGTGCGGCCGAGGCCATCGCGCTGGCAACAGACCGTATTTACCGCAGACCAACGAGGTGCTAA
- a CDS encoding serine/threonine-protein kinase: protein MTNPLRDQLQAALATTYEIERELGGGGMSRVFAATESAFGRKVVIKVLPPEMTEGLSVERFKREIGLAARLQHPHIVPVHAAGEINGIPYFTMPFVDGHSLRERLIKGRPLPITDTIGIMRDVAKALAYAHDKGVVHRDIKPDNVLLSGGSAVVTDFGVAKALSASKIQGPGGTLTQVGTSLGTPAYMAPEQAAADPDTDHRADIYAFGVMSYEMLTGRAPFHGRTPQKLLAAHMGERPEPIESIRADVPPLLADLVMRSLEKDPELRPQTAIELVRVLETVTSGGGHPAMPAILIGGQRRIATVLATYAAAVIGVAIVTRAAIISLGLPDWVFPGALVVMALGLPVILFTAFVHRGTHRALTEATVTPRGSPTRQSTMTRIAVKASPWVSWRRTFTGGAFALAAFAVLVTVFMTMRAMGIGPVGSLLASGRLAERDRLLVTDFRAAGADSSLSAVVTEAIRADLGQSSVVTVVPPSAVADALTRMQRNRNSLVDLAVAREIAEREGIKGIVDGSVTPLAGGYVVAVRLVDARTGDALASFRETIDGPSELLPTLDKLSGDLRGKIGESLKKVRANPPLEQVTTPSLEALRKYAEGMRAFDIEGDMPKAIAAFREAVAIDTAFGMAYRKLGVALGNSGISPASRESALEAAYRHRSRMTDVERYLTTGSYFFSGPGADRKRSVEAYEALLEIDSMNVAATNNLAIHLIERREFARAEALLRRPLTSGTARASLFVNMFDAQVRQRKFAAADSTAAMARRHFPENAGIRGLEIMGLVARRQFDSLERRAQWLRTNDSDAGNRAIAIYILRDIAYIRGRVSDGFRFNEEGLMMDEARGDPRKPFTWPLDSASVAVRHRDRHAHAAQMLDAALARTSFRSVPLRDRRYLDFATVYAMARRPDRARAVLAEFNSPATDTAYRRRNEPMHHAALAEIALAEGRPRDAITEFRIGDRRPDGPRDACVGCSREAFARAFDAAGMPDSAIAYYEGYLASPSPFSFQDEFSIAHVYRRLGELYDAKGDASRATLYYSAFADLWKNADPELQPKVAKVRERLAILRRAGG, encoded by the coding sequence GTGACGAACCCCCTCCGGGACCAGCTCCAGGCCGCCCTCGCAACAACCTATGAAATCGAGCGCGAGCTCGGTGGGGGCGGAATGTCTCGAGTTTTCGCTGCCACCGAATCGGCGTTCGGCCGGAAGGTGGTCATCAAGGTCCTCCCGCCCGAGATGACGGAAGGGCTGAGCGTTGAGCGCTTCAAGCGTGAGATCGGCCTCGCTGCGCGACTGCAGCACCCGCATATCGTTCCCGTGCATGCGGCCGGCGAGATCAATGGGATCCCATACTTCACGATGCCGTTCGTGGACGGTCACTCCCTGCGCGAGCGCCTCATCAAGGGCAGGCCGCTCCCAATTACGGACACGATCGGAATCATGCGCGACGTCGCGAAGGCGCTCGCCTACGCGCACGACAAGGGAGTAGTTCACCGCGACATCAAGCCCGACAACGTCCTCCTCAGCGGCGGGTCTGCGGTCGTCACTGACTTTGGTGTCGCCAAGGCATTGTCCGCTTCCAAGATTCAAGGCCCCGGCGGTACCCTGACCCAGGTCGGCACATCACTCGGCACACCTGCGTACATGGCGCCCGAGCAGGCCGCAGCCGATCCGGACACGGATCATCGCGCAGACATCTACGCGTTCGGGGTGATGTCATACGAAATGCTCACGGGACGTGCGCCATTTCACGGGCGCACTCCGCAGAAGCTCCTCGCCGCGCACATGGGTGAGCGCCCCGAGCCCATCGAGTCGATTCGAGCCGACGTGCCTCCGCTGCTGGCGGATCTGGTGATGCGCAGCCTCGAGAAAGATCCGGAGCTACGGCCTCAGACGGCCATCGAGCTCGTGAGGGTGCTTGAGACCGTTACCAGCGGCGGCGGGCATCCCGCAATGCCGGCGATTCTCATCGGCGGCCAGCGCCGGATCGCGACTGTTCTCGCGACTTATGCGGCAGCGGTCATCGGAGTTGCTATCGTCACGCGCGCAGCAATCATCTCGCTCGGGCTACCCGACTGGGTATTCCCCGGAGCCCTTGTCGTGATGGCGCTGGGCCTGCCGGTAATATTGTTCACCGCGTTCGTGCATCGCGGCACCCATCGCGCGCTCACCGAGGCAACGGTCACACCACGCGGCTCACCCACGCGGCAGTCGACGATGACACGCATCGCCGTCAAGGCGAGCCCCTGGGTCAGCTGGCGCCGCACCTTCACCGGCGGCGCGTTTGCCCTCGCCGCGTTCGCCGTCCTCGTCACAGTGTTCATGACGATGCGCGCGATGGGCATCGGGCCGGTTGGTTCGCTCCTCGCATCGGGCAGGCTCGCGGAACGCGATCGGCTTCTCGTCACCGATTTCCGCGCAGCCGGCGCGGATTCATCGCTAAGCGCGGTCGTCACCGAAGCCATTCGTGCCGATCTCGGGCAATCTTCGGTCGTTACCGTCGTACCTCCCAGCGCCGTTGCCGACGCGCTCACGCGAATGCAGCGCAACCGGAACTCGCTCGTCGATCTCGCAGTCGCACGTGAGATCGCGGAGCGTGAAGGCATCAAGGGTATCGTGGATGGAAGCGTGACACCGCTCGCCGGAGGATACGTCGTGGCGGTGAGGCTGGTTGATGCCAGAACCGGCGACGCCCTGGCGTCATTCCGCGAGACCATCGACGGCCCAAGCGAGCTGCTCCCAACTCTCGACAAGCTGTCAGGTGACCTGCGCGGGAAGATCGGTGAATCTCTCAAGAAAGTCCGGGCCAATCCTCCGCTCGAGCAGGTGACGACGCCATCCCTCGAAGCGCTGCGCAAGTACGCCGAGGGGATGCGCGCCTTCGACATCGAGGGCGACATGCCGAAGGCCATCGCGGCATTCCGCGAGGCCGTCGCCATCGACACCGCATTCGGAATGGCGTACCGGAAACTCGGCGTCGCTCTCGGAAACTCCGGCATATCGCCAGCGAGCCGTGAGTCGGCCCTCGAGGCTGCTTACAGGCACCGGTCCCGGATGACCGATGTCGAGAGATACCTGACTACTGGCAGCTATTTTTTCTCCGGCCCAGGTGCTGACCGGAAGCGGAGCGTCGAGGCATACGAAGCACTGCTCGAGATCGACTCGATGAACGTTGCCGCGACCAACAACCTCGCGATTCACCTTATCGAGCGGCGCGAATTCGCCCGGGCCGAAGCGCTGCTCCGGAGGCCGCTGACGAGCGGAACCGCCCGAGCGAGCTTGTTCGTCAACATGTTCGACGCCCAGGTAAGACAGCGGAAATTTGCCGCCGCGGATTCAACGGCCGCGATGGCCAGACGTCACTTTCCGGAAAATGCGGGCATTCGCGGGCTGGAAATCATGGGGCTGGTCGCGCGCCGCCAGTTCGATTCGCTGGAACGCCGCGCGCAATGGCTCAGGACCAACGATTCCGATGCCGGGAATCGTGCCATCGCCATCTACATCCTGCGCGACATCGCCTACATTCGCGGCCGCGTGAGCGACGGTTTCCGCTTCAACGAGGAGGGGTTGATGATGGACGAAGCTCGTGGCGATCCGCGGAAGCCTTTCACCTGGCCGCTCGACAGCGCGTCGGTAGCCGTTCGTCACCGCGACCGCCATGCCCATGCGGCGCAGATGCTGGATGCGGCCCTCGCAAGAACCAGCTTCCGGTCTGTCCCGCTCAGGGATCGTCGCTATCTCGATTTCGCGACGGTCTACGCGATGGCGCGTCGTCCCGATCGTGCCCGGGCCGTTCTGGCTGAGTTCAATTCGCCGGCTACCGATACCGCCTATCGCAGGAGGAACGAGCCGATGCATCACGCCGCTCTCGCTGAGATCGCGCTTGCAGAGGGGCGGCCCAGGGATGCGATCACAGAATTCCGGATCGGAGACCGCCGACCTGACGGTCCGCGTGACGCCTGTGTTGGCTGCTCCCGCGAGGCGTTTGCCCGGGCGTTCGATGCGGCGGGCATGCCCGATTCCGCCATCGCCTATTACGAGGGCTACCTTGCTTCGCCGAGTCCGTTCTCCTTTCAGGACGAGTTTTCCATTGCTCACGTCTATCGGCGCCTGGGCGAGCTGTACGATGCCAAAGGCGACGCGAGCAGGGCAACACTCTACTACTCGGCATTCGCTGATCTCTGGAAAAACGCTGATCCGGAGCTCCAGCCAAAAGTCGCGAAGGTGCGGGAGCGGCTCGCGATTTTGCGGCGAGCCGGAGGCTGA
- a CDS encoding type II toxin-antitoxin system RelE/ParE family toxin encodes MALYNVLITKSAAKELAAIPEKDRRRIIERIRGLSGEPRPFGVEKLSGDDKYRIRQGHFRILYEILDRDLVVTVIRIGDRRDVYRR; translated from the coding sequence GTGGCACTCTATAACGTCCTCATCACAAAGAGCGCAGCGAAAGAGCTCGCGGCGATTCCCGAAAAAGATCGTCGTCGCATCATCGAGCGCATCCGCGGACTCTCCGGTGAGCCGCGCCCATTCGGAGTCGAGAAGCTGAGCGGCGACGACAAGTATCGCATTCGGCAAGGACACTTTCGGATCCTTTACGAAATTCTTGACCGCGATCTGGTAGTCACAGTTATTCGAATAGGAGATCGGCGTGACGTCTACCGGCGTTGA
- a CDS encoding cysteine synthase family protein — protein MMRASTARSILDAIGNTPIVELSRVVPPGSARILAKIEWLNPTGSMKDRMALSIIEAAAAGGRLAPDGTVVEYTAGTTGISLALVCAALRYRLEIVTSDAFSEEKRRMMRALGATVTEVQSDNLRITESLIKEMIETSRVISERPGHWWSDQLNNHDALAAYHSLGEEIWTQTDGRVDAFVQAVSTAHSIHGTAEALRQHRSDLHVTAVEPAESAVLSGGPSGAHKIEGIGIGFIPPLWKPDEVDEIIPVTTSDAKEMTRRLAREEGLFAGTSSGANVVAALQVAKRLGPDATVVTVMIDSGLRYMSTDLYAAPA, from the coding sequence ATGATGAGAGCCTCAACGGCGCGCTCCATACTCGACGCCATCGGCAACACTCCGATTGTGGAGCTGTCACGTGTGGTTCCTCCGGGGTCTGCGAGAATTCTTGCGAAGATCGAATGGTTGAATCCCACCGGCAGCATGAAAGACCGGATGGCACTTTCGATAATCGAAGCCGCCGCTGCCGGCGGACGACTGGCTCCGGATGGAACCGTGGTCGAATACACTGCCGGTACGACGGGCATCTCGCTGGCGCTCGTATGCGCCGCGCTCCGCTACAGGCTGGAGATAGTGACATCCGACGCCTTCAGCGAGGAAAAGCGAAGAATGATGCGCGCCCTGGGCGCAACCGTAACTGAAGTTCAGAGCGATAACCTTCGTATCACCGAGAGCCTGATCAAGGAAATGATCGAGACATCACGCGTGATCAGCGAGCGGCCGGGTCACTGGTGGTCGGACCAGCTCAACAATCATGATGCGTTGGCTGCATATCACTCCCTTGGTGAAGAGATATGGACGCAGACTGACGGACGGGTGGACGCATTCGTCCAGGCGGTGAGCACGGCGCACTCCATCCATGGTACCGCGGAAGCATTGCGGCAACATAGGTCAGATCTGCATGTGACGGCGGTCGAGCCCGCGGAATCGGCGGTGCTGTCGGGCGGCCCCAGCGGCGCGCACAAGATAGAGGGAATCGGCATCGGTTTCATTCCCCCGCTATGGAAACCCGATGAAGTCGACGAGATCATTCCCGTCACGACGAGCGACGCGAAGGAAATGACGCGGCGACTGGCTCGGGAGGAGGGACTGTTTGCCGGAACGTCGTCTGGCGCAAACGTTGTTGCGGCGCTTCAGGTTGCGAAGCGGCTCGGTCCGGATGCGACGGTGGTCACGGTCATGATCGATTCAGGACTCCGATACATGAGCACCGATCTCTATGCGGCGCCGGCGTAG